Proteins encoded within one genomic window of Rhododendron vialii isolate Sample 1 chromosome 1a, ASM3025357v1:
- the LOC131315910 gene encoding uncharacterized protein LOC131315910 produces the protein MATRLVTLSIFVATILIALHQTTVAAQELHVVGDSLGWIVPPGGPIAYATWASLQTFHVGDILMFNFTTGEQDVAMVTKEAYDTCNSTNPILLQTTGPVNITLASVGLHYFIGTMDRHCFLGQKLTVDVTGASGPTTSPASTPPPPPPSPVVAEPPRAPMTYVVGDALGWIVPPGGPIAYSTWASGKTFFVGDTLVFNFENGTQDVAEVTKAAYDSCDTTNPTTVLTNSPVSITLSTAGDYFFTSTYSRHCYLGQKLAITVVGTTSGPTSSPAPPPPSTPVPAPPRAPVTYVVGDKLGWIVPPGGPIAYSTWAYDKTFYVGDTLVFNFENGTQDVAEVTKAAYDSCDTTNPTTVLTNSPVSITLTTAGDYFFTSTYSSHCYLGQKLAITVVGTTSGPTSSPAPPPPSTPVPAPPRAPVTYVVGDKLGWIVPPGGPIAYSAWAYDKTFFVGDTLLFNFTNGTQDVAEVTEAAYNSCNTTTPGLTLTTSPAKITLTTAGSYFFTSTYPSHCFLGQKLAINVTATSSPTYPPGSIAEPPSNAPSPSAGAAPIASATSSAPSTAAIGLSCAAFLSVVTTFLV, from the exons ATGGCCACAAGACTCGTCACTTTATCCATTTTTGTTGCCACAATTTTGATCGCCCTTCATCAAACCACAGTAGCGGCACAGGAGTTGCATGTCGTCGGAGACAGCTTGGGGTGGATAGTCCCTCCCGGCGGCCCCATCGCTTATGCCACCTGGGCTTCCTTGCAAACCTTTCACGTCGGCGACATCCTCA TGTTCAATTTCACAACTGGAGAGCAAGATGTAGCCATGGTAACCAAAGAAGCTTACGACACATGCAATTCCACCAACCCAATTCTCCTCCAAACCACCGGTCCGGTCAATATCACTCTTGCTTCAGTTGGGCTGCACTATTTCATTGGTACCATGGACAGGCACTGTTTCTTGGGCCAAAAGCTAACCGTCGACGTGACTGGGGCATCCGGTCCCACCACTAGCCCGGCTTCtactcctccaccaccgccCCCTTCTCCGGTGGTGGCGGAACCGCCCAGAGCTCCGATGACTTATGTGGTTGGGGACGCGTTGGGGTGGATTGTGCCTCCTGGTGGTCCAATTGCGTACTCTACTTGGGCTAGTGGGAAAACGTTTTTCGTTGGAGACACTCTTG ttttcaactttgaaaatgGAACACAAGATGTTGCAGAGGTAACAAAGGCAGCATACGACTCATGCGACACCACCAACCCAACCACCGTCTTAACCAACAGTCCGGTGTCGATCACACTCTCCACCGCCGGCGACTACTTCTTCACGAGCACGTACTCGCGCCACTGCTACTTGGGTCAAAAGCTTGCCATCACTGTTGTGGGAACTACGTCTGGTCCCACTTCTAGTCCTGCACCACCGCCGCCAAGCACTCCGGTGCCGGCACCGCCTAGAGCTCCGGTGACTTACGTTGTGGGGGACAAGTTGGGGTGGATTGTGCCACCTGGGGGTCCTATTGCTTATTCGACTTGGGCTTATGACAAGACCTTTTATGTTGGAGACACTCTTG ttttcaactttgaaaatgGAACACAAGATGTTGCAGAGGTAACAAAGGCAGCATATGACTCATGCGACACCACCAACCCAACCACCGTCTTAACCAACAGTCCGGTGTCGATCACACTCACCACCGCCGGCGACTACTTCTTCACGAGCACGTACTCGAGCCATTGCTACTTGGGTCAAAAGCTTGCCATCACTGTTGTGGGAACTACGTCTGGTCCCACTTCTAGTCCTGCACCACCGCCGCCAAGCACTCCGGTGCCGGCACCACCTAGAGCTCCGGTGACTTACGTTGTGGGGGACAAGTTGGGGTGGATTGTGCCACCTGGGGGTCCTATTGCTTATTCGGCTTGGGCTTATGACAAGACCTTTTTTGTTGGAGACACTCTAC TTTTCAACTTTACAAACGGTACTCAAGACGTAGCAGAGGTAACCGAGGCAGCCTACAACTCATGCAACACCACCACCCCAGGCCTCACCCTAACCACCAGCCCTGCGAAAATCACCCTCACCACCGCCGGCAGCTACTTCTTCACGAGCACGTACCCGAGCCACTGCTTCCTCGGCCAAAAGCTCGCCATCAACGTGACCGCCACCTCTTCCCCCACATATCCACCGGGCTCGATCGCGGAGCCGCCCAGTAATGCACCTTCTCCTAGTGCCGGTGCGGCGCCCATTGCTTCTGCCACCAGCTCGGCCCCGTCCACCGCCGCGATCGGCTTGTCCTGTGCCGCGTTCTTGTCCGTTGTCACGACGTTCCTTGTTTAA